Proteins encoded within one genomic window of Kibdelosporangium phytohabitans:
- a CDS encoding sensor histidine kinase, with amino-acid sequence MRSIRLPRLDWRDPALAAGLTLFLVFGTPLVPRGQGIEIHLDPLGYALLVVSGMTLAFRRVAPTTVLVVTSLATIAYYYFAYPGFFQPSAVLVSLYTVAALGARWMALVSGVALCAGLLLISFRPSGISDRRTFDGPLWVGGWFAAVIVAAETARQRKAYLNEVEQRAVDALRTKEEAARLRATEERLSIARELHDSLTHAISLVNAQINVAVHLMDRDPARSRAALFAVKDASKQAMGELRSALEVLRHDDEPDRLHSLRQLSDLVKASEQHGVAVTLTVSGDIPPISQDVDLAAYRIVQESLTNAARHSRAATVSVDVRYDDDKVTVRIEDDGAADSSSVVHEGVGIRGMRERVAALGGEFEVGPRPTSGFAVKAVLPLGRSDDGIGGTAS; translated from the coding sequence ATGCGATCAATCCGGCTGCCGCGCCTGGACTGGCGTGATCCAGCGCTCGCCGCGGGACTGACGCTCTTCCTCGTCTTCGGCACCCCGCTCGTGCCCCGCGGCCAGGGGATCGAGATCCACCTCGATCCCCTCGGCTACGCGCTGCTGGTCGTGTCCGGGATGACGCTCGCGTTCCGTCGCGTCGCGCCGACGACCGTGCTCGTGGTGACCTCCTTGGCCACGATCGCGTACTACTACTTCGCGTATCCCGGTTTCTTCCAACCAAGTGCGGTTTTGGTTTCTTTGTACACAGTGGCCGCTCTGGGTGCCCGGTGGATGGCGCTGGTCTCCGGTGTCGCGCTGTGCGCGGGCTTGCTGCTGATCAGTTTCCGGCCGTCCGGGATCTCCGACCGCCGGACGTTCGACGGCCCGCTGTGGGTCGGCGGCTGGTTCGCCGCGGTGATCGTCGCGGCGGAGACGGCCCGGCAGCGCAAGGCGTACCTCAACGAGGTCGAGCAGCGCGCGGTCGACGCGCTGCGGACCAAGGAGGAAGCCGCGCGGCTGCGTGCCACCGAGGAGCGCCTGAGCATCGCGCGCGAGTTGCACGACAGCCTCACACACGCTATCTCACTTGTGAACGCCCAGATCAACGTGGCGGTGCACCTGATGGACCGGGACCCGGCCCGGTCGCGTGCCGCCCTGTTCGCGGTGAAGGATGCGAGTAAGCAGGCCATGGGAGAACTCCGTTCGGCGCTGGAGGTGCTGCGCCACGACGACGAGCCGGACCGGCTGCACTCCCTGCGCCAGCTGTCCGACCTGGTCAAAGCGAGCGAACAGCACGGTGTCGCGGTGACGCTGACCGTGTCCGGCGACATCCCTCCGATCTCTCAGGACGTGGATCTCGCCGCGTACCGGATCGTCCAGGAGTCGCTCACCAACGCCGCCAGACACTCGCGAGCCGCCACTGTGTCGGTCGATGTGCGGTACGACGATGACAAAGTCACTGTCCGCATCGAAGATGACGGTGCGGCGGACTCGAGCAGCGTCGTGCACGAGGGAGTGGGGATCAGGGGTATGCGGGAACGCGTCGCCGCGCTTGGCGGAGAGTTCGAGGTGGGTCCTCGGCCGACCAGCGGTTTCGCCGTGAAGGCCGTGCTCCCACTCGGCCGGTCCGACGATGGCATCGGGGGGACAGCATCATGA
- a CDS encoding acyl-CoA carboxylase epsilon subunit has product MAGQLFSVVRGLPDDHELAALTVALAALSRATAPQGNEVAKVRRRYPMAGSWRAPR; this is encoded by the coding sequence ATGGCCGGCCAGCTTTTCAGCGTGGTGCGCGGGCTGCCGGACGACCATGAGCTGGCGGCGCTCACGGTGGCTCTCGCCGCACTGAGCCGCGCGACCGCACCACAGGGCAACGAGGTGGCCAAGGTCCGGCGGAGGTATCCGATGGCCGGATCTTGGCGTGCCCCACGATGA
- a CDS encoding peptide MFS transporter yields MSTISRSAPAPETRRWSGFGTLFMTDVWERFGFYAMTAVLSLYAAAPVASGGLGWQVADAAALFAIWLALTFMFSLPGGWLADRVLGARRTLMAGGLLVICGYLVVILTEPHVGLIGLAIVTVGTGLYKPSHQTMFNLMVEGRARRESGISLLYVGIQLSALVAPLVAGYLGERVDWRLAFASAAVTMLIGLVTLVLAAGRFGDTGLTPPRPIDSAAGKRLLRRGGVYAAAAGVVLVTLGATGSLSPSTLLPLIGLLTLAVPVITYVKLYRDPGLGAADRKRLLTFLWVFAGWTLFWMLVGQGGSVLNLFGLHSTDRELFGFEVPASWLQSATPLFILLLGPVFAWLLPRMGRRSVSASVHKLTIGLLVAGGSFLVMTVASVLSADGTKVSPLWLLIVYFAHACGELIIAAVGVASVADVLPRPYMSQMIGMLWLFAALGGGVGSQVVRLSTVVPEPVYYTVLGVLVIATGFVLASRRTAIATALSKQDARRDDQ; encoded by the coding sequence ATGTCGACCATCAGCCGATCCGCACCGGCACCGGAAACCCGGCGCTGGAGCGGGTTCGGCACCCTGTTCATGACGGATGTGTGGGAGCGCTTCGGTTTCTACGCGATGACCGCGGTGCTCTCGCTCTACGCCGCCGCTCCGGTCGCCAGCGGCGGGCTCGGCTGGCAGGTCGCGGACGCGGCCGCGCTGTTCGCCATCTGGCTGGCGCTGACGTTCATGTTCTCCCTGCCGGGCGGGTGGCTGGCCGACCGGGTGCTCGGGGCGCGGCGCACCCTGATGGCCGGTGGCCTGCTGGTGATCTGCGGGTATCTCGTGGTGATCCTGACCGAACCGCACGTCGGCCTGATCGGCCTGGCGATCGTCACCGTCGGCACCGGACTGTACAAACCGAGCCACCAGACCATGTTCAACCTGATGGTGGAAGGCAGGGCCCGCCGGGAGTCCGGCATTTCCCTGCTGTACGTGGGCATCCAGCTCAGTGCGCTGGTGGCACCGCTGGTCGCGGGCTACCTGGGCGAGCGCGTCGACTGGCGGCTGGCGTTCGCGTCGGCGGCCGTGACCATGCTGATCGGCCTGGTCACCCTGGTGCTGGCGGCCGGCCGGTTCGGCGACACCGGGCTCACGCCGCCGAGGCCCATCGATTCCGCGGCGGGCAAACGGTTGCTGCGCCGCGGTGGTGTGTACGCCGCTGCTGCGGGCGTCGTGCTCGTCACGCTGGGGGCCACGGGCAGTCTCAGCCCGTCCACGCTGCTTCCGTTGATCGGCCTGCTGACCCTGGCGGTGCCGGTGATCACCTACGTCAAGCTCTACCGCGATCCCGGGCTCGGCGCGGCCGACCGCAAGCGCCTGCTGACCTTCCTGTGGGTGTTCGCCGGGTGGACGTTGTTCTGGATGCTGGTCGGCCAGGGCGGTTCCGTGCTGAACCTGTTCGGCCTGCACTCCACCGACCGGGAACTGTTCGGGTTCGAGGTCCCGGCGTCGTGGCTGCAGTCGGCGACACCGCTGTTCATCCTGCTGCTCGGCCCGGTGTTCGCCTGGTTGCTGCCGAGGATGGGCAGGCGGTCGGTGTCGGCGAGCGTGCACAAGCTCACCATCGGTCTCCTTGTCGCCGGTGGCAGCTTCCTGGTGATGACCGTCGCAAGCGTGCTGAGCGCCGACGGGACGAAGGTGTCGCCGCTGTGGCTGTTGATCGTCTACTTCGCACACGCCTGCGGTGAGCTCATCATCGCGGCTGTGGGCGTCGCGTCCGTCGCCGATGTGCTCCCCCGGCCTTACATGTCGCAGATGATCGGCATGTTGTGGCTGTTCGCCGCGTTGGGCGGCGGTGTCGGCAGCCAGGTCGTCCGGTTGTCGACCGTCGTGCCGGAGCCCGTCTACTACACCGTTCTCGGCGTGCTCGTGATCGCGACCGGGTTCGTCCTGGCGAGCAGGCGGACCGCGATCGCCACCGCACTGTCCAAACAAGACGCACGAAGGGATGACCAGTGA
- a CDS encoding methyltransferase → MTRTVGEPDMNPATIMRLGSAFAGAKVLLSAIELDLFTELAKRPLTRAEIQDVLKLHPRVTGEWLSMLVALNLLRRDGEVYRNSELCDRFLDRSKPSFAGGFLQRTNQVLFPAWVYLTDALRTGEQQARHIEANDMFDTPYQDPEQVEAFLTMMDSLTSTIGAQLGEAFDWSTVKTVTDVGGARGNLLSLLLKQHEHLTGTVFDLAPLKDPADKLAKERGLADRLSFSPGSFFDNDLPQADVLMIGHVLHDWAPEERQVIVDKAFKAVNPGGAVLVYDCMLADEEMDLAKLTISIHMKLMTPGGEEYPISEGVELLENAGFGPVEAHELGAIDTLLIGWKQA, encoded by the coding sequence ATGACACGGACAGTCGGCGAGCCCGACATGAACCCCGCCACCATCATGCGGCTGGGCAGCGCGTTCGCCGGTGCCAAGGTCCTGCTGTCGGCGATCGAGCTCGACCTGTTCACCGAGCTGGCCAAGCGCCCGCTGACCCGGGCCGAGATCCAGGACGTGCTCAAACTCCACCCGCGCGTGACGGGGGAATGGCTGTCCATGCTGGTGGCGCTGAACCTGCTGCGGCGCGACGGTGAGGTCTACCGCAACTCCGAGCTCTGCGACCGTTTCCTCGACCGGTCCAAGCCGTCCTTCGCGGGCGGTTTCCTGCAGCGCACCAACCAGGTGCTCTTCCCCGCGTGGGTCTACCTGACCGACGCGCTGCGCACGGGCGAGCAGCAGGCGCGGCACATCGAGGCCAACGACATGTTCGACACGCCCTACCAGGATCCCGAGCAGGTCGAGGCTTTCCTGACCATGATGGACTCGCTGACGTCGACGATCGGCGCCCAGCTGGGCGAGGCGTTCGACTGGTCGACGGTGAAGACGGTGACCGACGTCGGCGGCGCACGGGGGAACCTGCTGTCGTTGTTGCTCAAGCAGCACGAGCACCTGACGGGCACGGTGTTCGACCTGGCCCCGTTGAAGGATCCGGCGGACAAGCTGGCGAAGGAACGCGGCCTGGCGGACCGGCTGAGCTTCAGCCCGGGCAGCTTCTTCGACAACGACCTGCCGCAGGCGGACGTGCTGATGATCGGGCACGTGCTGCACGACTGGGCGCCCGAGGAGCGCCAGGTGATCGTCGACAAGGCGTTCAAGGCCGTGAACCCCGGCGGTGCGGTGCTGGTGTACGACTGCATGCTGGCCGACGAGGAGATGGACCTGGCCAAGCTGACGATCAGCATCCACATGAAGCTGATGACGCCGGGCGGCGAGGAGTACCCGATCAGCGAAGGCGTCGAACTGCTGGAGAACGCGGGGTTCGGCCCGGTCGAGGCGCACGAGCTCGGCGCGATCGACACCCTGCTGATCGGCTGGAAGCAGGCCTGA
- a CDS encoding FAD-dependent monooxygenase, with amino-acid sequence MYDEHHPVLIVGGGPVGLSAALFLSQHGVKPMLVEKRDGTSQLPRAPGLQARTMEIFRAAGVEPVIRELELGDSHAYFDGGIIRVNTFAEIDDAETIEAPQLDGAAISPEQVMGCGQDRYERVLMDEATKRGAIIRHATKLVSFGQDDDGVTSVIEDVATGARRTVRSDYLIAADGARSGVRTSLGIESTGRGSVFNAVSIYFRAPKLTEMLEARKFILCYATATGSPVGLSRLHGCDPWAAAALYNPELGESPKDFDDARCVDIVRTISGVPDMDVEIVATVPWEGAQRVAETFQAGRVFLAGDAAHVHPPAGGFGANTGIHDAHNLAWKLAAVLGEQAGPELLVSYDAERRPLGKAMSEQALVRNRIRHGHETRATHADGSGDRIIDDIVITLGYRYASSAVIGGTGHGPLPPELDLSGEPGSRAPHVWLTRGADRISTLDLFSDSWVVLTGAEGRDWCDAAADVAVRTGLPVRAFLVGPSGDLRETGADWASAYGVKADGAVVVRPDGFVAWRSTGGEGDPRAVLTDLLGKLTSTVPATGS; translated from the coding sequence ATGTACGACGAACACCATCCAGTCCTGATCGTCGGCGGCGGTCCCGTGGGGCTGTCGGCGGCGCTCTTCCTGAGTCAGCACGGTGTCAAACCGATGCTCGTGGAGAAGCGCGACGGCACCTCGCAGCTTCCCCGCGCCCCCGGTCTGCAGGCACGGACGATGGAGATCTTCCGTGCGGCAGGCGTCGAGCCGGTGATCCGCGAGCTGGAGCTCGGCGACTCGCACGCCTACTTCGACGGCGGCATCATCAGGGTCAACACGTTCGCCGAGATCGACGACGCGGAGACGATCGAGGCGCCCCAGCTCGACGGTGCGGCGATCAGCCCGGAGCAGGTGATGGGCTGCGGGCAGGACCGCTACGAGCGCGTCCTGATGGACGAGGCGACCAAGCGCGGCGCGATCATCCGGCACGCCACCAAGCTCGTGTCGTTCGGACAGGACGACGACGGCGTCACGTCCGTCATCGAGGACGTCGCGACCGGTGCGCGCCGGACCGTGCGGTCGGACTACCTGATCGCCGCCGACGGTGCCCGCAGCGGTGTCCGGACGTCGCTCGGCATCGAGTCCACCGGGCGCGGCAGCGTGTTCAACGCGGTCAGCATCTACTTCAGGGCACCGAAACTGACCGAGATGCTCGAGGCGCGCAAGTTCATCCTCTGCTACGCCACGGCGACCGGTTCACCCGTCGGCCTGTCGAGGTTGCACGGCTGCGACCCGTGGGCGGCGGCAGCGCTCTACAACCCCGAACTCGGTGAGTCCCCGAAGGACTTCGACGACGCGCGGTGCGTCGACATCGTCAGGACGATCTCCGGTGTGCCGGACATGGACGTCGAGATCGTCGCGACCGTGCCGTGGGAAGGCGCGCAGCGCGTCGCCGAGACGTTCCAGGCCGGGCGCGTGTTCCTGGCAGGCGACGCGGCGCACGTGCACCCGCCTGCCGGTGGTTTCGGCGCCAACACGGGAATCCACGACGCGCACAACCTGGCGTGGAAGCTCGCGGCCGTGCTCGGTGAGCAGGCCGGTCCGGAGCTGCTGGTGTCCTACGACGCGGAACGCCGCCCGCTCGGCAAGGCGATGTCGGAGCAGGCGTTGGTGCGCAACCGGATCCGCCACGGACACGAGACCAGGGCGACGCACGCCGACGGGTCCGGCGACCGGATCATCGACGACATCGTGATCACCCTCGGCTACCGGTACGCGTCATCCGCGGTGATCGGCGGCACGGGCCACGGCCCGCTCCCGCCGGAGCTGGACCTGTCCGGCGAGCCGGGCAGCCGCGCACCGCACGTGTGGCTCACCCGCGGCGCCGACCGGATCTCCACTTTGGATCTGTTCAGCGACTCGTGGGTGGTGCTGACCGGCGCCGAGGGCCGCGACTGGTGCGACGCCGCCGCGGACGTCGCCGTGCGGACCGGGCTGCCGGTCCGCGCGTTCCTGGTCGGCCCGTCCGGCGACCTGCGGGAGACGGGCGCCGACTGGGCCAGCGCGTACGGCGTGAAGGCCGACGGCGCCGTGGTCGTCCGGCCGGACGGGTTCGTCGCGTGGCGCAGCACGGGCGGCGAGGGCGATCCCCGCGCGGTGCTCACCGATCTGCTGGGCAAGCTGACCAGCACGGTGCCCGCCACCGGCTCCTGA
- a CDS encoding acyl-CoA carboxylase subunit beta, whose product MKKEAREGTDPAATARQHARGKLTAHERVELLLDEGSFTEIEPLRRHRATGFGMDERRPYSDGVVCGWGTVHGRTVFVYAHDFRVFGGALGEAHAEKIHKVMDLAEAAGAPLVGLNDGAGARIQEGVTALAGYGGIFRRNARSSGVIPQISVMLGPCAGGAAYSPALTDFVFMVRNTSQMFITGPDVVKAVTGEEITHNGLGGAEVHAMTSGVAAFIHDDEHACLEDVRYLLSLLPSNNNELPPRVASDDPADRPTDALLDIVPAEPTRSYDMRAVVAEIVDDGEFFEVHAEWATNVLCVLSRMDGQVVGIVANQPNALAGVLDIHASEKAARFVQTCDAFNIPLITLVDVPGFLPGVDQEHGGIIRHGAKLLYAYCTATVPRIQLILRKAYGGAYIVMDSRSIGADISLAWPANEIAVMGAEGAANVIFRKEIAASGDPDAVRAQRIKEYRAELMHPYYAAERGLVDDVIDPRTTRRTLIRALDMLRSKHSEQPVRKHGNPPV is encoded by the coding sequence TGAAGAAGGAAGCCCGCGAGGGCACGGATCCCGCTGCGACCGCACGCCAGCACGCGCGCGGCAAGCTCACCGCACACGAGCGCGTCGAACTGCTGCTCGACGAGGGCTCGTTCACCGAGATCGAGCCGCTGCGCAGGCACCGTGCGACCGGGTTCGGCATGGACGAGCGCAGGCCCTACTCCGACGGCGTCGTCTGCGGGTGGGGAACCGTGCACGGGCGGACCGTCTTCGTCTACGCGCACGACTTCCGCGTCTTCGGCGGGGCACTGGGCGAGGCGCACGCCGAGAAGATCCACAAGGTGATGGACCTCGCGGAGGCGGCGGGCGCGCCACTGGTCGGGCTCAACGACGGCGCGGGCGCGCGGATCCAGGAAGGGGTCACCGCGCTGGCGGGCTACGGCGGCATATTCCGCCGCAACGCCCGGTCGTCCGGCGTGATCCCGCAGATCAGCGTGATGCTGGGCCCGTGCGCGGGCGGGGCGGCCTACTCCCCCGCGCTGACCGACTTCGTGTTCATGGTGCGCAACACCTCGCAGATGTTCATCACCGGCCCTGACGTCGTCAAGGCGGTCACCGGCGAGGAGATCACCCACAACGGCCTCGGCGGCGCCGAAGTGCACGCCATGACCTCCGGCGTCGCCGCGTTCATCCACGACGACGAGCACGCCTGCCTCGAGGACGTCCGCTACCTGCTTTCGCTGCTGCCGTCCAACAACAACGAGCTGCCACCGCGGGTCGCGTCGGACGATCCCGCCGACCGGCCGACCGACGCGCTGCTCGACATCGTGCCGGCCGAACCCACCCGCAGCTACGACATGCGCGCGGTGGTGGCCGAGATCGTCGACGACGGCGAGTTCTTCGAAGTGCACGCCGAATGGGCGACGAACGTGCTCTGCGTGCTGTCCAGGATGGACGGACAGGTGGTCGGCATCGTCGCCAACCAGCCGAACGCGCTCGCCGGTGTGCTCGACATCCACGCGAGCGAGAAGGCCGCGCGGTTCGTGCAGACCTGCGACGCCTTCAACATCCCGCTGATCACCCTGGTGGACGTGCCCGGCTTCCTGCCCGGTGTCGACCAGGAACACGGCGGCATCATCCGGCACGGCGCCAAACTGCTCTACGCCTACTGCACGGCGACAGTGCCGAGGATCCAGCTCATCCTGCGCAAGGCGTACGGCGGCGCGTACATCGTGATGGACTCCCGGTCCATCGGCGCGGACATCTCATTGGCGTGGCCCGCCAACGAGATCGCGGTGATGGGCGCGGAAGGCGCGGCGAACGTCATCTTCCGCAAGGAGATCGCCGCCTCCGGCGACCCGGACGCCGTGCGCGCACAGCGGATCAAGGAATACCGCGCGGAACTGATGCACCCGTACTACGCCGCGGAACGAGGCCTCGTCGACGACGTGATCGACCCGAGGACGACCAGGCGTACGCTCATCCGCGCGCTGGACATGTTGCGCTCCAAGCACTCCGAGCAACCCGTCCGCAAGCACGGGAACCCGCCGGTCTGA
- a CDS encoding SchA/CurD-like domain-containing protein, translated as MAFAAITYDVKPGYEDELSEIFRGFRRVRSADVPDGTGEQAGRILATAVFIRDDTLVRVIEYEGDLDAIARHMAEQPGVQEVERKLAPYLTKPRDTGTPEGFVATFQRSLLKTVTQLSIRDKPNG; from the coding sequence ATGGCATTCGCGGCTATCACCTACGACGTCAAACCAGGCTACGAGGATGAGCTTTCCGAGATATTCCGTGGCTTCCGCCGGGTTCGCTCCGCGGACGTGCCCGACGGGACCGGCGAGCAGGCCGGGCGCATCCTCGCCACCGCTGTGTTCATCAGGGACGACACGCTCGTGCGTGTCATCGAGTACGAGGGCGACCTCGACGCGATCGCGCGGCACATGGCCGAGCAGCCCGGGGTCCAGGAGGTCGAACGGAAACTGGCGCCGTACCTGACCAAACCGCGCGACACCGGCACGCCGGAGGGGTTCGTCGCCACGTTCCAGCGCAGTCTGCTCAAGACCGTGACCCAACTGTCCATTCGCGACAAGCCGAACGGCTGA
- a CDS encoding LLM class flavin-dependent oxidoreductase, with the protein MRIGAGLPTTVAELDAAVFLEWAKTSEDFGFATLGVLDRLVYRNYEPLVALAAAAAVTRRIELAASVLIAPYRRDVALLAKQAATVDVLSGGRLTVGVSAGLRTDDFTANDAEFSDRGKRLDAMIERCRRIWAGDEDDAIGPHPAAGRPALMIGGNSQAALRRVAKYGDGWVAGAGSVAQYSAALATTRELWRAHGRTGEPRSQAVVFYALGDGAEQTAAAHLRRYYAFLGPHAEVMARKAVTGATQLSETVAAYREAGCDEMLLFPCSGDPRQLDLLAKAVF; encoded by the coding sequence GTGCGGATCGGAGCAGGGCTGCCGACCACGGTCGCCGAACTGGACGCCGCGGTGTTCCTCGAGTGGGCCAAGACATCGGAGGACTTCGGCTTCGCCACGCTCGGCGTGCTCGACCGGCTCGTCTACCGCAACTACGAGCCGCTGGTCGCTCTCGCGGCCGCCGCGGCGGTCACGCGCCGGATCGAACTCGCCGCGAGCGTGCTGATCGCCCCGTACCGCCGGGACGTGGCGCTGCTGGCCAAACAGGCGGCGACCGTGGACGTGTTGTCGGGCGGGCGGCTGACTGTCGGGGTGTCCGCGGGGTTGCGAACAGACGACTTCACCGCCAACGACGCGGAGTTCAGCGACCGTGGAAAACGGCTCGACGCGATGATCGAGCGCTGCCGCCGGATCTGGGCGGGCGACGAGGACGACGCGATCGGCCCGCACCCCGCGGCCGGACGGCCCGCGCTGATGATCGGCGGCAACTCGCAAGCGGCGCTGCGCAGGGTCGCGAAGTACGGCGACGGCTGGGTGGCCGGCGCCGGATCCGTCGCGCAGTACTCGGCCGCGCTCGCCACCACACGTGAACTGTGGCGTGCGCACGGCCGTACCGGCGAGCCGCGCAGCCAGGCTGTCGTGTTCTACGCGTTGGGGGATGGCGCCGAGCAGACGGCGGCGGCACACCTCCGGCGCTACTACGCGTTTCTGGGCCCGCACGCAGAGGTGATGGCCCGCAAGGCGGTGACCGGCGCCACCCAGTTGAGCGAAACCGTTGCCGCGTACCGGGAAGCCGGATGCGACGAGATGCTGCTGTTCCCGTGCTCCGGTGACCCGCGGCAGCTGGACCTGTTGGCCAAGGCTGTGTTCTGA
- a CDS encoding response regulator, producing MIRVMLVDDQPLLRASFRALLDSEPDITVVGEAADGRAAVMMAAQLKPDVALIDVQMPNVNGIEATKTIADNPDLAGIRVIILTNYALDEYVFAALRAGASGFLAKDSEPDELLRAVRTVANGDALLSPKITKRLIAEFVAHPASTLANTNASVLTKRETEVVRLVGMGMSNEEIASHMVISLTTAKTHVSRALSKTKARDRAQLVVFAYETGLVQPRQRDDRHTLP from the coding sequence ATGATCCGGGTCATGCTGGTCGACGACCAACCGCTGCTCAGGGCGAGCTTCCGCGCACTGCTGGACAGCGAGCCCGACATCACCGTGGTCGGCGAGGCCGCCGACGGGCGCGCGGCGGTGATGATGGCGGCGCAGCTCAAGCCGGACGTGGCGCTGATCGACGTACAGATGCCCAACGTCAACGGCATCGAGGCGACCAAGACGATCGCCGACAACCCCGACCTCGCCGGCATCCGGGTGATCATCCTGACCAACTACGCGCTCGACGAGTACGTCTTCGCCGCGCTGCGGGCGGGCGCGTCCGGTTTCCTGGCCAAGGACAGCGAACCCGACGAACTGCTGCGCGCGGTACGCACAGTGGCCAACGGCGACGCGCTGTTGTCGCCCAAGATCACCAAGCGGCTGATCGCCGAGTTCGTCGCCCACCCGGCCAGCACGCTGGCGAACACCAACGCGAGCGTGCTGACCAAACGGGAGACCGAGGTCGTGCGGCTGGTCGGGATGGGCATGTCCAATGAGGAGATCGCCTCGCACATGGTGATCAGCCTGACCACTGCCAAGACGCACGTCAGTCGCGCGCTGAGCAAGACCAAAGCGCGTGACCGAGCCCAGTTGGTGGTGTTCGCCTACGAGACAGGACTGGTGCAGCCGCGGCAGCGCGACGACCGCCACACGCTGCCCTGA
- a CDS encoding SchA/CurD-like domain-containing protein → MPFAAITYRVKPGHEDEIAEIFAGFQRADSPVMRDDSGSEEGRLLGTAVFIKDDVMVRIIHYEGDFAAVGKHMAKQKGVHLIEQALAPYLSEQRDTSTAEGFGAYFRNATMRCISQLSVDTHPAQA, encoded by the coding sequence ATGCCCTTCGCGGCCATCACCTACCGGGTCAAGCCCGGTCACGAGGACGAGATCGCCGAGATCTTCGCTGGTTTCCAGCGTGCCGACTCGCCGGTCATGCGCGACGACAGCGGTTCCGAGGAAGGAAGGTTGCTCGGCACCGCGGTGTTCATCAAGGACGACGTGATGGTGCGGATCATCCACTACGAGGGTGACTTCGCCGCCGTCGGCAAGCACATGGCCAAGCAGAAGGGCGTGCACCTGATCGAGCAGGCACTCGCGCCCTACCTGAGCGAGCAGCGTGACACGTCGACGGCCGAGGGGTTCGGAGCGTACTTCCGCAACGCGACGATGCGGTGCATCTCGCAGCTGTCGGTCGACACGCACCCCGCCCAGGCCTGA
- a CDS encoding SDR family NAD(P)-dependent oxidoreductase produces MNQGLSGKKVLVTGGTRGIGRATVLAFAAAGARVITCHQAESEASVGLKQELEAIGGDHELVVADITRQDDVDRLAAVCRDRFGTLDVLVNNVGVDGQVAFGELKADEWDRVLDHNVTSLYRVTQALLDVLADGSSVVNIGSSVALRGRAFGVHYTASKAAVIGMTRALCKELGSRSIRVNSVAPGLTETEPGAGMPPQVVERIVGMTALGRICQPEDVAGAVLFLAGDTSRYISGATLNVDGGV; encoded by the coding sequence GTGAACCAGGGACTGAGCGGCAAGAAGGTCTTGGTCACCGGCGGGACCAGGGGGATCGGCCGGGCGACGGTCCTGGCGTTCGCCGCGGCCGGTGCCCGCGTGATCACCTGCCACCAGGCCGAGAGCGAGGCCTCGGTCGGGCTCAAGCAGGAACTCGAGGCGATCGGCGGCGACCACGAGCTCGTCGTCGCCGACATCACCAGGCAGGACGACGTCGACCGGCTGGCCGCGGTGTGCCGTGACCGGTTCGGCACGCTGGACGTCCTGGTCAACAACGTCGGCGTGGACGGCCAGGTCGCGTTCGGCGAGCTCAAGGCCGACGAGTGGGACCGCGTGCTCGACCACAACGTCACGTCGCTCTACCGGGTCACGCAGGCCCTGCTCGACGTGCTCGCGGACGGCTCGTCGGTGGTCAACATCGGGTCGTCGGTCGCGTTGCGCGGCCGGGCGTTCGGCGTGCACTACACCGCGTCGAAGGCGGCCGTGATCGGCATGACCCGGGCGCTGTGCAAGGAACTGGGTTCGCGCTCGATCCGCGTGAACTCCGTCGCGCCCGGCCTGACGGAGACCGAGCCGGGGGCGGGCATGCCGCCCCAGGTCGTCGAGCGCATCGTCGGCATGACCGCGCTCGGCCGGATCTGCCAGCCGGAGGACGTGGCAGGCGCTGTGCTGTTCCTTGCCGGCGACACCTCCCGGTACATCTCGGGAGCGACCCTCAACGTGGACGGAGGCGTGTGA
- a CDS encoding MarR family winged helix-turn-helix transcriptional regulator: MTTQTELGSRLFTAMLAARARVAAQLGLSATDHHCAELVVHAGRPLTAGEIAALSGLSTGAITGVVDRLERAGYVRRIRDEHDRRRVLVEVTPVKGAQLRRAMNVLDTTVAQTLSGYSDADRARLEHCLTAWIRAL; encoded by the coding sequence ATGACAACGCAGACCGAACTCGGCAGCAGGCTGTTCACGGCCATGCTCGCCGCACGGGCGAGGGTGGCCGCGCAACTGGGGCTCTCGGCCACCGACCACCACTGCGCGGAACTGGTCGTGCACGCCGGCCGTCCGCTGACAGCCGGGGAGATCGCCGCGCTGTCCGGCCTGTCCACCGGGGCGATCACCGGCGTGGTCGACCGGCTCGAACGGGCCGGGTACGTGCGGCGGATCCGGGACGAGCACGACCGGCGCAGAGTGCTCGTCGAGGTGACCCCCGTGAAGGGCGCCCAGCTGCGGCGGGCGATGAACGTACTGGACACCACAGTCGCCCAAACGCTGTCCGGCTACTCCGATGCCGACCGCGCACGGCTCGAACACTGTCTCACCGCATGGATTCGCGCGCTGTAG